A genomic window from Purpureocillium takamizusanense chromosome 2, complete sequence includes:
- a CDS encoding Glucan 1,4-alpha-glucosidase (SECRETED:SignalP(1-21~SECRETED:cutsite=VAA-SP~SECRETED:prob=0.7827)~CAZy:GH15~CAZy:CBM20~EggNog:ENOG503NVQU~COG:G): MFKGLVSGLVAVAALQDLVAASPSLHRRNRCTELEEFIKKQNKVSIDGVLANIGPDGAKAKGASPGVVVASPSRSDPDYWYTWSRDAALTYKVLVERLIHGDKSLQSRIDDYVSAQAELQGLTNPSGGPDSGGLGEPKFNVNLTAFTGSWGRPQRDGPALRATALILYANWLVDNGARDQAVDKVWPVIAKDLDYTTRFWNRTGYDLWEEINGSSFFTLSASHRALVEGAALGKTLGKTCTDCAASAPKVLCFMQSFWVGGYIDSNINVNDGRTGKDVNSIISSIHTFDPEADCTDATFQPCSARALANHKAVTDSFRTIYGVNKGIPQGRAVAVGRYAEDVYYNGNPWYLATNAAAEQLYAALYQWKRIGSISITDVSLPFFKDLIPDIKTGKYDKNSKEFKSITKAVKLYSDDFLAVGKKYTPAEGSLSEQFDRNSGAPESAVDLTWSYASFISATERRVGIMSRSWGERGANTVPSVCEPAPSCDVDVTFNVRATTVAGETVFVVGGITELSNWSPANGIPLAASKDTSGGPLWKAKVKIPSETSFEYKYIKKNGNGDVTWESDPNRSGKTGKECNAAETLDDEWR, encoded by the exons ATGTTCAAAGGACTGGTAAGCGGCCTtgtggccgtcgccgcgttGCAAGACCTTGTGGCGGCTTCGCCATCGCTGCACCGCCGCAACCGCTGCACCGAGCTCGAAGAATTCATCAAAAAGCAGAACAAAGTCTCCATCGACGGTGTTCTCGCAAACATTGGCCCCGATGGAgcaaaggccaagggcgcgtcccccggcgtcgtcgtggccagccCGTCCAGGTCCGATCCCGACT ACTGGTACACATGGAGCCGAGACGCCGCTCTGACATACAAGGTCCTTGTCGAGCGCTTGATCCACGGTGATAAGTCGCTCCAATCGCGGATTGATGACTACGTCTCCGCCCAAGCCGAGCTACAAGGCCTCACAAACCCCTCTGGCGGCCCAGActcgggcggcctcggcgagccaAAGTTCAACGTGAACCTGACCGCCTTCACCGGCTCATGGGGCCGCCCACAGCGCGACGGGCCCGCCTTGAGGGCCACGGCACTCATCCTCTACGCCAACTGGCTCGTGGACaacggcgcccgcgaccaggccgtcgacaaggtGTGGCCAGTGATCGCCAAGGACCTCGACTACACGACGCGGTTCTGGAACCGGACAGGCTATGACCTGTGGGAGGAGATCAACGGGTCATCCTTCTTCACGCTCTCGGCGTCGCACCGCGCCctggtcgagggcgccgcgctgggcaAGACGCTGGGCAAGACGTGTACCGACTGtgccgcgtcggcgcccaAGGTGCTATGCTTCATGCAGAGCTTCTGGGTTGGCGGGTACATCGACTCCAACATCAATGTCAATGACGGCCGTACGGGCAAGGACGTCAACTCCATCATCTCGTCCATCCACACGTTCGATCCGGAGGCGGACTGCACCGACGCCACCTTCCAGCCGTGCTCTGCGAGGGCCCTCGCAAATCATAAGGCGGTGACGGACTCGTTCCGCACTATCTATGGCGTCAACAAGGGCATCCCGCAAGGCAGGGCCGTAGCCGTGGGCCGGTACGCCGAAGACGTGTACTACAACGGCAACCCGTGGTACCTggccaccaacgccgccgccgagcagctATACGCCGCTCTGTACCAGTGGAAGCGAATTGGGTCGATTTCCATCACGGACGTGTCGCTGCCCTTCTTCAAGGACCTCATTCCCGATATCAAGACCGGCAAATATGACAAAAACAGCAAGGAATTCAAATCGATCACGAAAGCCGTCAAGTTGTATAGCGATGACTTCCTGGCCGTGGGCAAGAAGTATACGCCGGCAGAGGGGTCTTTGTCGGAGCAATTCGATAGGAACTCGGGGGCGCCGGAGTCAGCGGTTGACCTGACCTGGTCCTACGCCTCCTTCATCAGCGCCACTGAACGTCGTGTGGGCATCATGTCACGTTCGTGGGGTGAGCGGGGAGCGAACACCGTCCCCTCGGTTTGCGAACCCGCTCCTTCGTGCGACGTAGACGTCACGTTCAACGTACGAGCCACCACGGTTGCCGGTGAGACCGTTTTCGTTGTGGGAGGCATCACCGAACTGAGCAATTGGTCTCCTGCCAACGGCATTCCACTGGCAGCGTCAAAAGATACGTCTGGAGGCCCTCTCTGGAAAGCCAAGGTCAAGATTCCGTCAGAGACGAGCTTCGAGTACAAGTACATCAAGAagaacggcaacggcgatgTGACGTGGGAGAGCGACCCGAACAGGAGCGGGAAGACGGGCAAGGAGTGTAATGCTGCGGAAACGCTCGACGATGAGTGGAGGTAA
- a CDS encoding 3-dehydroquinate synthase (EggNog:ENOG503NVMU~COG:E) codes for MSDMNATVTEVANGFNVCGYEKIEYDFAFLDGVFDSANLQLANCYRSWGRCLAVMDLNIFTLYGETIEAYFKSHNIDLTIHKTMIGEKAKSMDTLLSIVDSMNDFGVYRKEPVLVVGGGLVTDVAGFACAAYRRNTNYIRVPTTVIGLIDASVSIKVAVNYGQYKNRLGAYHAPIHTFLDFTFLRTLPMAQIRNGFAELIKISSCAHKETLDLLDEHCEDLIGSAFGRSDASSQALSEAADKICRAGILEMLKLETPNLHEIMLDRVIAYGHTWSPLHELVPNPPLRHGHAISIDMAYSATLSFLRGLLTAADHQRLLQLFSRAGLSMDHDQFDGPLLEKATAAILRTRDGKLRAAVPVSPMGECTFLNDVSQKEMLAALEAHKLLMKAYPRHGAGIDAFVDASDTGYTVHGQAVESTMPEYTTGNGVCSNGVGGVTYSPIPSADAPSPVIQGIGGNKSLSNLAPRQIAVTVQDGAGES; via the exons ATGTCCGACATGAACGCAACCGTGACCGAGGTCGCAAACGGCTTCAACGTTTGTGGCTACGAAAAGATTGAATATGACTTTGCATTCCTGGATGGAGTCTTTGACTCGGCAAATCTGCAGCTCGCCAACTGCTATCGTAGTTGGGGGCGATGCCTTGCCGTCATGGACCTCAACATCTTTACCCTCTACGGGGAGACCATTGAAGCTTACTTCAAGAGCCACAATATTGATTTGACGATACACAAGACCATGATTGGCGAGAAAGCCAAGAGCATGGACACGCTGCTGAGCATCGTTGACTCCATGAACGACTTTGGTGTTTATCGAAAGGAGCCAGTCTTGGTCGTTGGAGGAGGTTTGGTCACGGACGTAGCAGG CTTCGCTTGTGCCGCGTATCGCCGAAACACAAACTACATTCGGGTTCCGACTACCGTGATCGGGCTCATTGACGCGTCCGTGTCCATCAAAGTGGCCGTCAACTACGGCCAGTACAAGAACCGTTTGGGCGCATACCATGCCCCCATTCATACATTCTTGGACTTCACGTTCCTCCGAACACTTCCCATGGCTCAGATCCGTAACGGATTCGCGGAGCTCATCAAGATCTCATCCTGTGCGCACAAGGAGACGCTGGACCTTCTTGATGAACACTGCGAGGATCTCATTGGCAGTGCTTTCGGTCGGTCCGACGCGTCTTCTCAGGCTCTTAGTGAGGCAGCAGATAAAATTTGTCGGGCCGGTATCTTGGAGATGCTCAAGCTGGAAACTCCGAACTTGCATGAAATCATGCTCGACAGAGTCATTGCTTACGGCCACAC CTGGTCACCTCTGCATGAGCTAGTCCCCAACCCGCCCctgcgccacggccacgccaTCTCCATCGACATGGCCTACTCGGCAACGCTATCTTTCCTTCGAGGTCTGCTAACGGCTGCGGACCACCAGCGACTGCTTCAACTCTTTTCACGAGCCGGATTATCCATGGACCACGATCAATTCGACGGGCCACTGCTTGAGAAGGCAACTGCCGCCATCCTGCGTACGAGAGATGGCAAGCTCCGCGCTGCTGTCCCCGTCAGCCCCATGGGCGAGTGTACATTCCTCAATGATGTCTCACAAAAGGAAATGCTGGCTGCGTTGGAGGCACACAAGCTACTCATGAAGGCATATCCTCGTCACGGCGCAGGCATCGATGCATTCGTGGATGCCAGTGACACTGGCTACACTGTGCACGGACAAGCCGTTGAGTCCACGATGCCCGAGTACACCACTGGCAATGGTGTCTGCAGTAATGGTGTAGGGGGTGTTACTTACAGCCCCATCCCCTCGGCggatgcgccgtcgccggtcATTCAGGGCATCGGCGGAAACAAGAGCCTTTCAAACTTGGCTCCTCGGCAGATCGCCGTGACCGTACAGGATGGAGCTGGCGAGAGCTGA
- a CDS encoding uncharacterized protein (COG:Q~SECRETED:SignalP(1-22~SECRETED:cutsite=VSS-FL~SECRETED:prob=0.2527)~EggNog:ENOG503NXW2) — protein sequence MSWLLVAFSALGALFVAQSVSSFLRLRHISGPRWAAWTNLWMVVNQLSGRMHLVLHDLIKTHGPIARIAPNWVVCGDPSELRRMWAVRSPWTRSWWYRGMRIDPYRDSSFSTIDDNLHNAIRNKISPGYGGKDVDDVHQLIDDQVKNLISLIDKHLSQTSRAGVIDLAEKIQYFSLDVISSLAFGKTFGYMELNQDKFGYIEMAGKTVYILVSTTLIPGVISLMQSPYLRWLVPSVKDMGGIGDIIRFAEDVVAQRFGDDPVVKRDMLGSLVTHGLSQKETECEALVQMIAGSDTTATAIRSTILFIITSPHVYMRLQSEIDAAAKEGRISAPITHAEAQNFEYLQAVIYEGLRLWPPAAALYPKVCKTDQVLCGITIPAGTNVAWSPWTMMRTKEVFGDDADVFRPDRWLGPNKTKQMEQTVMMAFAGGSRWECLGKNIAMIELNKVFVELFRRFDLTLVDPTNPWKSFNAGLFSQSNLNVQVAWRPNPS from the exons ATGTCGTGGCTGCTGGTAGCCTTCAGCGCCCTGGGCGCCTTGTTCGTTGCTCAATCTGTCAGCTCCTTCTTGCGCCTTCGGCACATCTCTGGTCCACgatgggcggcatggaccAATTTGTGGATGGTCGTCAATCAGCTAAGTGGACGAATGCACCTCGTCCTACATGACCTGATCAAGACGCATG GGCCTATTGCAAGAATTGCCCCAAACTGGGTCGTATGTGGCGATCCTTCTGAGCTGCGACGGATGTGGGCAGTGCgctcgccatggacgaggtcgTGGTGGTATCGTGGCATGCGCATTGATCCGTACAGAGACAGCTCGTTTTCCACAATTGATGACAACCTCCACAACGCGATACGCAACAAGATATCTCCCGGCTATGGAGGCAAGGATGTGGACGACGTTCAccagctcatcgacgaccaGGTCAAGAACCTCATCAGCTTGATTGACAAGCACCTATCCCAAACCAGCCGtgccggcgtcatcgacCTAGCAGAGAAGATACAATACTTCTCCCTCGATGTCATCTCGTCTCTCGCCTTCGGCAAGACATTCGGATACATGGAGCTCAATCAAGACAAGTTTGGATACATCGAGATGGCCGGCAAGACCGTCTACATCCTCGTCTCCACCACGCTCATACCAGGCGTCATATCCTTGATGCAGTCGCCTTACCTGCGCTGGCTCGTACCCAGCGTCAAGGACATGGGCGGCATAGGCGACATTATTCGCTTCGCTGAAGACGTTGTTGCCCAGCgcttcggcgacgacccTGTTGTGAAGCGGGACATGTTGGGGTCCTTGGTCACGCATGGCCTCAGCCAGAAGGAGACGGAATGCGAGGCATTGGTGCAGATGATTGCCGGCTCGGACACGACCGCAACAGCTATCCGGTCGACTATTTTATTCATCATCACGTCGCCGCATGTTTACATGAGGCTGCAAAGCGAGATTGACGCAGCGGCAAAGGAAGGGCGCATCTCGGCGCCCATCACCCACGCAGAGGCCCAGAACTTCGAATATCTGCAGGCCGTCATCTACGAGGGGCTGCGACTctggccgccagccgccgctctgTACCCCAAGGTCTGCAAGACGGACCAGGTCCTGTGTGGCATCACCATCCCCGCCGGCACCAATGTGGCGTGGTCTCCATGGACCATGATGCGCACCAAAGAAGTCTTtggggacgacgccgacgtgtTCCGCCCGGATCGCTGGCTCGGACCCAATAAGACGAAGCAGATGGAGCAGACTGTGATGATGGCCTTTGCCGGTGGCAGCAGATGGGAGTGTCTTGGCAAGAACATTGCCATGATTGAGCTCAACAAGGTCTTTGTCGAG CTCTTTCGACGATTCGACTTGACGCTGGTAGATCCGACGAATCCTTGGAAGTCGTTCAACGCGGGCCTGTTCAGCCAGAGCAATCTGAACGTGCAAGTTGCGTGGCGGCCAAACCCTTCATGA
- a CDS encoding uncharacterized protein (EggNog:ENOG503P25A~COG:Q), with the protein MDLPTLDFSLFTQGSIQERKNVARSLVSSFKNHGFVKLTNHGLPEDIVKAYMKAAVDFFALPTDVKMKISNPRGPNPQRGFSWVGAEQTSKLRPENLNGQKSWDELMDAREHFDAGPPGDKEFPNKWPSDKELPGFQQLMEGCYTKFQDICLKLMRAMEVGLDLPADTLVQRCQPASSELRLNHYPPTDLRQLAEGKVKRTWPHTDFGIITLLFQDSVGGLELEDRSKPGTFAPVLPGNPDGPTEMVVNISDTFQRWTNKAIMAGVHQVSVPPTMKGRTEGFCPERYSGIFFFKAHRDTSAGPLPHFVTEKRPAAYDEITALQYQQRMTKVLY; encoded by the exons ATGGATTTGCCTACACTCGACTTTTCCTTGTTCACGCAAGGCTCAATACAGGAGAGGAAGAATGTTGCAAGGTCTCTTGTGTCGAGCTTCAAGAATCATGGATTTGTCAAACTTACCAACCATGGCCTCCCCGAAGACATCGTCAAGGCATACATGAAGGCA gccgtcgaTTTCTTCGCGCTGCCGACAGACGTAAAGATGAAGATATCCAACCCTCGTGGTCCGAACCCGCAACGCGGATTCAGTTGGGTCGGTGCAGAACAGACGTCTAAGCTGAGGCCCGAAAACCTGAACGGCCAAAAATCATGGGATGAATTGATGGACGCCCGA GAGCACTTCGACGCCGGCCCGCCAGGCGACAAAGAATTCCCTAACAAGTGGCCCTCCGACAAAGAACTGCCAGGTTTTCAGCAACTCATGGAAGGTTGCTATACCAAGTTTCAAGATATCTGCCTCAAACTAATGAGGGCAATGGAGGTTGGTCTCGACCTTCCAGCTGACACGCTCGTGCAGAggtgccagccagcatcAAGCGAGCTTCGTCTCAATCATTATCCGCCGACCGACTTGCGCCAATTGGCCGAAGGCAAGGTCAAGCGAACCTGGCCGCACACAGACTTTGGGATTATCACACTGCTATTCCAGGACtcggtcggcggcctggagcTAGAAGATCGTTCCAAGCCCGGCACCTTTGCGCCTGTCCTGCCTGGCAATCCTGACGGCCCGACAGAAATGGTGGTGAACATCAGTGACACCTTCCAGCGATGGACCAACAAGGCTATTATGGCTGGGGTTCACCAGGTCTCTGTGCCACCGACAATGAAAGGACGCACCGAAGGCTTCTGCCCTGAGCGCTACTCAGGCATCTTCTTTTTCAAGGCGCATCGTGATACATCGGCAGGTCCGCTGCCTCACTTTGTCACGGAAAAGAGACCGGCGGCATACGATGAGATCACGGCGCTTCAGTACCAACAGCGAATGACAAAGGTGCTGTACTAG